One Rhinolophus sinicus isolate RSC01 linkage group LG06, ASM3656204v1, whole genome shotgun sequence DNA window includes the following coding sequences:
- the AIRIM gene encoding AFG2-interacting ribosome maturation factor isoform X3, whose translation MTQDRPLLAVQEALKKCFPVVEEQQRLWQASLRDCQPLLASLRNLAEQLQAAQNLRFEDVPSLRAFPDLKERLRRKQLEAGDTVLDKLGEKFGWRPGKLLNILQCRGQPPPQRTMRSKCQCAKPEETCLRLAHEEPNVGLLPSELPSSRCVTRSAATWEKCFGSMSSTQTQSALTLSCRLQV comes from the exons ATGACTCAGGACCGACCATTGCTTGCTGTGCAGGAGGCCCTGAAGAAGTGCTTTCCCGTGGTGGAGGAGCAGCAGCGCCTGTGGCAGGCCTCTCTGAGGGACTGCCAGCCCCTCCTGGCCTCCCTCCGCAATTTGGCGGAGCAGCTGCAGGCGGCGCAGAATCTGCGGTTTGAGGATGTGCCGTCACTTCGGGCCTTCCCGGACTTAAAGGAGCGGCTGAGGCGCAAGCAGCTGGAGGCTGGTGACACTGTCCTGGACAAGCTGGGGGAGAAGTT TGGCTGGAGGCCCGGgaagctgctaaacatcctgcagtgCAGAGGGCAGCCCCCACCGCAAAGAACCATGCGATCCAAATGTCAGTGTGCCAAGCCTGAGGAAACTTGCCTTCGCCTTGCTCATGAGGAGCCTAATGTCGGACTCCTTCCCTCAGAGCTGCCCTCCTCAAGGTGCGTGACACGGTCAGCAGCCACGTGGGAGAAGTGCTTCGGATCTATGAGCAGCACGCAGACACAATCGGCATTGACGCTGTCCTGCAGGCTTCAGGTGTGA